The region TGGAGGAGTCGGAGGTCTGTTCCCTGCCTGGGGGACTTGCCAGTGTGAGGAAGCAATTTGAGGTCCAGGAAACTGCATCTTCACACAATGTTACCCAGTTCCACTTTCATCACAGAACCATGCAGGTACATATGTAGACCACATTTAGCATATCGTCTTAGCATGCTAAGAGCATGAAAGAATGCCTTTATTGGCAACAGTTCCTCTGAACCTGACCACCTTTAGCCTTCAACGGGAATCTTTGTATGTCAAATATGGGCTGCTGAATATTATCTTACATCTCATCGCATCAACACTGGAGCAGAGTGTGTAACTTACCTAACTGGTCATTTCTAACAGCTTTCAAGAAAACCTCCAGGGCGCTCTTTATAGCACTTATTTTAAAGCTCCAttcaaaagacagaaagtttGCAAAGCTCTGGGAATgaatttcttatttctttcttaGTTTTTAAAGTGAACAGTTTGACACATTCTTTGTCATCTTGTCTCCATCTGTGATAAACTCCAGCACAATCTGTTAGAGCATCTTCTCTACATGATACTCAGTTGTGTTATTAAGCTTTGACTCGTTGAGTGGAATAAGCTAACATTTGTATCTATGTGTGTTCAAATGAGATCAAGAAGGTTATCGGTGTCTTTTATGTATTGTGTGTGGCAAATACACACTTTCTCACTGTGTTTGATAACCGCTGTCATTTCTTCACAGGAAATGTCAAACTCTGAGGTGACAGTGTCaagcagcagcaggcaggtcCTCCCAGGCAGTCAACAGCTCAATGTCAACCAAGACACCATGGTAAATTGTTAGTCTCTGTGTACCGGCAGGGAGTGTGATAATGTTTTGCTAATGAGCTTTATACTCTGATTCTCTTGAGTAAAAGCTGTACCAGATTTCAATCTATCAGATTTGCAGAATTGATATTTGTGTAGTACTCGGACTGTTTAGGCTAAGAGAGTAAAACACAACAATCAGTAGCAAAATGTTTGCAAAAtgtggtttaaaatgtatttttccagGTTTGGTATGTTATTTCCATGTCTTGTTTTAAATTCATAGATCACATACAGCAACAATAACTTGGAATCCAGTTATGAAAACCATCAAGATGAAACAGGTGAGTTGTTTGTGAGAAAAGTTTGTTTTACTGCCACAAACATTTTCGCTAACTAGAAAATCTGAGAGCCTAACTTCATAATTATAACTGTGCTAACTTTTAGAAGAGGACTTTCCAAGGTACTCTACAAAAGAACTAAGGGATCGCTTTGAAAGAACGATAGAGGAGGCTGCTACACACAAACCAATTAAGGTAAGTATCTCTTGTCTCCTTATGTGAGGCTGTGTATTGAGAATATTAGggatattaaataaaaaaatatatgaacagggttattttttatttcaagataGTTGATGTGATTAATCCCTGAGggcaaattaaatgaaatgccAGTTTTCAGGATTTCAAAGATTCTTATTTATGCAGTGCCATTAATCCTGGTCATATAGGTGTTCTGCTATGTTAAATGAATAATGTTTTATAATCTCAATTTATCTTTAAGAGTTACAAAAAGAAGATTGTTTTGTGCTCATATAACTATGTTCTGTGAAGGAATTTGAATTATTTACCCACACATATTATTTCTGTTCCTTAAAAAGATTGAGCATGACATCAATCGATCTAAGTGGTCCTCAAACGTCACACAAAACACCACAATGACTAGTGAGGTGTGTGAAGCATCTGCTATTGAGGCAACAGACAATACATCGGCTGTAGTTATGGATTACGAGGACTTTCCACCCCCACCAATTGAGGATTCTGACTATCTTCCACCCCCGCCTCCAGACTTACTACAAATGCCATCAGAGAGTCCAAACATTCAAGTATGCCATTACTCACCTGAGCCGCCAGAACCAGCAAACCCCTCCAAGTACCCACTCAACAGAGAGGCTTTATTCAAGCAGAGGAGTATGCATGAGCTTAAACGCCTCTACAAGCATATTCATCCTGAGGTCAGAAAGAACATTGAGAAGGAATATTATAGTGATTACGAGGAAACTGAGAACAACCACTTAGAGGGCCAAGAGTATATGTATGAGGACGAAGGTGGTAGTCCAGATGATGTCAACGATGAAGAATATGGGGAATGGGAAGAGATTCTTCCCGGGGAGGTGCAGGCCATGCGTTGGATGTTTGAAAATAAGCCACTGGATACCATAAAAGATGAAACTCtggatgaggatgatgaagaaaacaacatAGGTCAACAGGAGATGATTCTTGGAAAAGATGTGCGACGTACAGCTTGGATGTTTGAGACCAAACCAATGGATGAGCTGAGTTCGCACGATATCAACTCAactgaatataaaaacaaattcaacaaattAGACAAAGGAGATGTTCGTGCTGCGGCCTGGTTGTTTGAAACTCAGACAATGGACACTCTAAATAAATTGCATAAGGAGGAGGATTTAACAAAAGAGATTGTCTTCACAGAAGAAGATGGAAATGCTACCATTTACATGATCGACGATAAGTACATGGCAAGCCTTGGACACACGGAGACCATTGATGAGAGCCACATGCTGAGTCTGAGGTCTGTATTAGAGGAAATTAATGATGAAGTGAAAACTGTTACAAGCACTTTTGACACTCAGTTTAAATGCATCATCATGGGACAATCAAGCCAAATGCTGGAGGTCAAGTCTGTGCGTAAAATTGAAACTGAATTAGAAAACTCTATTGCCTCACGTTGGCTTTTCGATACCCAACCCTTGGACATGACAAACAGAGAACCTTCAGCTTTAAAGATTGTGTGCAGTCTTTCCATGGAGGATAGCAATAAGGGAGTCTGGGGTAGGTGGCTGTTTGagataaaaacattgaattctCTCAGTGAGTGGGAAAGTTCCAAAATTGAGAACAAAGAGATCATCCGAGCTGATGTGCGCAAACACTGCTTAGTGTTTGAAACCCAGCCAATGGATTCTTTGAAGGATGACTCCAATGCTAGACCCCAGTCTCTTGAAGAGATTATAGGGGGCAATGTTAGATCTGCCAGGCATTTTTTTGAAAGCAGCCCTCAAGCAGTGAGAAAGACTGGGCCTGAGGTCGGAAAACTTCAAAAGGCAACAGTAAATGAAGAAGTGAAAGGGGATGTGAGACACCAAAAATGGCGCTTTGAGAGCCAGCCTCTAGAGCATATAAGAGAGCAGAAGAAAGAGGTTACTCGCACTGTGAACATTGAAAGTGACCTCACACAGGAGGATGGGACAAGCTGCAGGGCAGATGTTCGCAAGAACTGCTGGGTATTTGAAACCCAGCCAATGGACACTTTAAAAGACGATTCAAACGCACAGCCCCTGACAAAAGAAGACATTATTGCAGGTAATGTGAGATCAGCTAGACATTATTTCGAAACAAATCCATCCGAGGAGTTGAAGGAGCTTGCAGAGGTGGGCAAACTGAAAAAAGGAGTAGCACTTAATGAGGAGAGGGGTGATGTTAGACATCAGAAATGGAGATTTGAAAGCCAACCCCTTGAGCAGataagagaggaaaggaaggaagtcATGAGAACGATTGACATGGAAGAAATTGATAAAGTGGATGTCTTGAACTACAAGCAAATCTTTGAAAGCACAGATTGTAACTGGAGAGATGAATCTCAAAAGATTATGATCGAGGGTGTGACTTCAGGTTCTGTAAAGTccaataaaaatctgtttgagTCGACTCCTATGTATGCTATGCAAGACAGCTCAGGGCACTTCCATGAGGTGAAGACAGTGCGGCGTGAAGAGGTTGTGAAAGGAGATGTAACAACATGCAAGTGGATGTTTGAAACACGCCCAATTGACCAATTTGACGAAACCATTGATAAATTCCAAATTATCAAAGGTATATCGAAACAAGAAATAGAGTCTGGGGATGTTAAAACAGCCAAGTGGTTGTTTGAAACACAGCCGCTTGATgctattaagtatttcagcaaTATTGAAGATGAAGAAGTTGTGGGGACAAGTTCAAAACAAGACATCATGAAGGGCGACGTGAAAACCTGCAAGTGGCTATTTGAGACAAAACCAATGGACATCTTGTATGAAAGAGTGGAGTCAAAAGCTGAGCAGGAATCTGACGAAGTGCAAAAGGGAGATGTGAAAACGTGCACATGGCTTTTTGAGACGCAAGCACTTGATACTATCCATGATGAGACAGGGACTGTTCTGAAAACAAGCAGTGTGAATCAGGAGGACATTCGAGGAAAAGATGTAAGAACggcttgttttctctttgagaCAGAGAAACTGGAGAATCTTACTGGGGAGGAGACAAACTCTTTCAAACGTGTCACTGAGATCGACTTTGCATCAGGAGATGTGTCAAAGATGAAGTACATTTTTGAGAATCAAACATCCGATATTCTGACTTCTACCTCTGAAGAAGTTAGGCAAAAGCTCAAGCGAGTTCAAACTGAGGACATACAAAAAGGAAACGTAGTGAACTGCAAGTGGCTATTTGAAAACCAATCGATAGATACAATACATGATAGCCAAGAAGAATCGATGAGCGGACGTACCATACATGATGTGCAAGGAGGGGATGTTGATAAGGGCCGTTTTATTTTTGAAACCTGCTCCTTGGATACAATTCATGAGGGGTCCTCTGAGATGAACTCAGAGCTGTCGATGAGGCAAAAGATTTTCAGAGATGAAGATGAGAAGGGTGATGTGAGAAATTACACTATGATGTTTGAAAATCAGCCCCTCTATGCCATTCAGGACAAAGAGGGCCTTTATCACGAGGTCACCACTGTCACCAGTGAGGAGGTTACAAGAGGTGATGTCGTTGGAACTCGATGGTTGTTTGAAACAAAGCCCCTTGATGCCATTAAGGACATGGATGAGGTTTATATAATTAAATCTGTCACACAACAGGATGTGCAAAAAGGAGATGTCACCTCTGCCAAGTGGAGATTTGAGACACAGCCTCTTGATAGGATAGCTGAGGAAAAGAAGGCTTTGATAAAAACTGTGGATGATATTCAAGGAGGCAATGTCAGACTGAACAAAAATCGTTTTGAGTCTGATGCCCTGTCTCAAGAATCTGTAAGAACAGTTAATGTGAGTGAAATACAAAAAGGAGATGTAAGGACTGCCAAATGGAGGTTTGAAACCCAGTCAATGGACAAAATAAGAAGCATGAGCTCTGAAAATCTAATTGAAACCGTTAAAAAAGAGGATGTTTCAAAGGGAGACGTTAAGCATTCAGTATGGCTCTTTGAGAAAAATCCTCTTGACCATATTAAAGAGGTAGATGAGCATGAAGATCATCCAACCATCACTCAAGAAGAGATATCTAATGCGGATGTAAAGACAACAACTTGGCTCTTTGAAACGACCCCATTCGACAACTTTAATGAGACGAAGATGGAGAAGACTGAAATCCTGGGCAAGAGCATTAAGGGAACTCTTGAGGAACTTTACAGCCAGAAAATGGTCAAGTCAGAGGGAGTTCTCATTGAAGCTGATGAAATTGGAGACGTTAGGATGGCCAAGTACCAGCTAATGAACAAGCAGTCTCCAGAGATTGAGCGAGAGGAAGTTATCAGGGGAGATCTGCAGACTATTATGATAAACCTACTAAACAGACAGGAAAGACAAGAGCAGCAGATTGTCATAGATTCAGAAGAGAAGGGTAACATCAGTTCAACAGTGCACCAACTATTCAACcaagagagagacagctgtGTTGAGAGGGAGGAAATATTACGAGGTGACATTCAGGAAGCTATTAACAACCTTTTCAATGAGGGTGGGTTGGCAAAACATGGACTACTCATCCAGGAGGATGAGAAAGGAGATGTGCAGATGACAATATATTCCCTTCttaataaacaagaaaacacaagtgTTGAGAAGGAGAGCATTGTAAGAGGGGATATAAAGAGTGCTCTTCAAAACTTGGCCAGTGCAGACAAGGCAGATCAGGCAGTGAAGATAAAGGTAGATGACACTGAAAGAGGGAATGTCAATTTTTACTCAACCTGCATTGAATCTGGAGCTCTAGATTATCTGAAACAGCTTCATTTAGGACCTGGTGAGACTCAATCCGAGAcagcagaaaaagagaagatCCTTGGGGGTGATATCAAGAGTACAAAACTCATCCTTGGCCAAAATCAAACGCAAATTGAGCGTACAATTGAGGATATTGTACCCGGAGATGTTCACAACACGGTGAAAGTTTTCATGTCAGAGCCAACTGTCTCATTGGAAAGACTCCAAAAGGAGGAGATAGTCAAAGGTGATTTAAGAGCTGCTTTGAATTCATTGTCTGTCTCGGCAAATCAGACAGTTGTTGTAGAGAAAGAGGAAGTGGTGAAAGGCAACATACCCAAAGCCCTGCGGTGCCTGGAGAGGGCTCAAAATCGGTACAAGGAGTTGGAGAAGCCAGATATCATACCAGGAAATATCAAAGGGGCTCTGAGATCTCTTGAGAAATCAGCAACATCCAAAGTAGAAGCTGCTGTTGATGATTTAGTTTCTGGGGATGTGAAGGCAACTCTTAAATCATTGGAGCAGGCGAAGCGAGCTGTGAAGGaagttgaaaaagaagaaattgtgAGGGGTGATATTCGTATA is a window of Labrus mixtus chromosome 13, fLabMix1.1, whole genome shotgun sequence DNA encoding:
- the xirp2b gene encoding xin actin-binding repeat-containing protein 2 isoform X1 produces the protein MYQAAVSKRADNNIPSGVMEESEVCSLPGGLASVRKQFEVQETASSHNVTQFHFHHRTMQEMSNSEVTVSSSSRQVLPGSQQLNVNQDTMITYSNNNLESSYENHQDETEEDFPRYSTKELRDRFERTIEEAATHKPIKIEHDINRSKWSSNVTQNTTMTSEVCEASAIEATDNTSAVVMDYEDFPPPPIEDSDYLPPPPPDLLQMPSESPNIQVCHYSPEPPEPANPSKYPLNREALFKQRSMHELKRLYKHIHPEVRKNIEKEYYSDYEETENNHLEGQEYMYEDEGGSPDDVNDEEYGEWEEILPGEVQAMRWMFENKPLDTIKDETLDEDDEENNIGQQEMILGKDVRRTAWMFETKPMDELSSHDINSTEYKNKFNKLDKGDVRAAAWLFETQTMDTLNKLHKEEDLTKEIVFTEEDGNATIYMIDDKYMASLGHTETIDESHMLSLRSVLEEINDEVKTVTSTFDTQFKCIIMGQSSQMLEVKSVRKIETELENSIASRWLFDTQPLDMTNREPSALKIVCSLSMEDSNKGVWGRWLFEIKTLNSLSEWESSKIENKEIIRADVRKHCLVFETQPMDSLKDDSNARPQSLEEIIGGNVRSARHFFESSPQAVRKTGPEVGKLQKATVNEEVKGDVRHQKWRFESQPLEHIREQKKEVTRTVNIESDLTQEDGTSCRADVRKNCWVFETQPMDTLKDDSNAQPLTKEDIIAGNVRSARHYFETNPSEELKELAEVGKLKKGVALNEERGDVRHQKWRFESQPLEQIREERKEVMRTIDMEEIDKVDVLNYKQIFESTDCNWRDESQKIMIEGVTSGSVKSNKNLFESTPMYAMQDSSGHFHEVKTVRREEVVKGDVTTCKWMFETRPIDQFDETIDKFQIIKGISKQEIESGDVKTAKWLFETQPLDAIKYFSNIEDEEVVGTSSKQDIMKGDVKTCKWLFETKPMDILYERVESKAEQESDEVQKGDVKTCTWLFETQALDTIHDETGTVLKTSSVNQEDIRGKDVRTACFLFETEKLENLTGEETNSFKRVTEIDFASGDVSKMKYIFENQTSDILTSTSEEVRQKLKRVQTEDIQKGNVVNCKWLFENQSIDTIHDSQEESMSGRTIHDVQGGDVDKGRFIFETCSLDTIHEGSSEMNSELSMRQKIFRDEDEKGDVRNYTMMFENQPLYAIQDKEGLYHEVTTVTSEEVTRGDVVGTRWLFETKPLDAIKDMDEVYIIKSVTQQDVQKGDVTSAKWRFETQPLDRIAEEKKALIKTVDDIQGGNVRLNKNRFESDALSQESVRTVNVSEIQKGDVRTAKWRFETQSMDKIRSMSSENLIETVKKEDVSKGDVKHSVWLFEKNPLDHIKEVDEHEDHPTITQEEISNADVKTTTWLFETTPFDNFNETKMEKTEILGKSIKGTLEELYSQKMVKSEGVLIEADEIGDVRMAKYQLMNKQSPEIEREEVIRGDLQTIMINLLNRQERQEQQIVIDSEEKGNISSTVHQLFNQERDSCVEREEILRGDIQEAINNLFNEGGLAKHGLLIQEDEKGDVQMTIYSLLNKQENTSVEKESIVRGDIKSALQNLASADKADQAVKIKVDDTERGNVNFYSTCIESGALDYLKQLHLGPGETQSETAEKEKILGGDIKSTKLILGQNQTQIERTIEDIVPGDVHNTVKVFMSEPTVSLERLQKEEIVKGDLRAALNSLSVSANQTVVVEKEEVVKGNIPKALRCLERAQNRYKELEKPDIIPGNIKGALRSLEKSATSKVEAAVDDLVSGDVKATLKSLEQAKRAVKEVEKEEIVRGDIRIAMQSLHDASSERKMGQQELDVQGDVRGKIQLLMESPSSPRMQRSPSLEGDVKGDVKMSIKSLYETQEQTQLGKEEVIKGDVKGTIKSLLETAQRETPKVRLGAYRRVRVKQSPPVKNLQDDAQRNIQKIKTANLVETSKASQSISNESEIIRTKSSSVEQSAQKSTTVVQHKMITQNHGIKTLKTEFRNLKSNPKGMLRVDQTKVTTDVLMLGPQAPEPDLPLPPPPPPPTSVVSDIDHLPPPPPPLTSEQDFLPPPPSQQELESMPAHGIHPSPAKAKKMTVKKVKAPIVHPVPKLEPKVELSEAKQVAVKTEKVVEMSQNQTKTTIQTSKTVSREIPPPPASPQPLKKVYVSPVRFTPPPSPPPFMRGNMSKFNTALIKSEEKYRKLKEENTPPTTPTPTFIHDSVTAAFEMLSNKETEQLNNNKSQIKPQRAENMSSSVRSDSKSSDLSLVSNTTQSNFSSSHENILSDSTIISSAKQQVVSNETSKVVSFQKTSSVSAVRQQMHTTSQKTVSVSSTQSAQSVMADQAPASITEVAKTENMLAERKMDPKNLKTKGSDKYEDQNKDTTRAENVPIKIAKSQSDNKQTRDNSTPELPNDLPIQADKKVKESKSPQRDNKKKTDHSPTKIKETVSDLPVQKEKAASNMNGKNGKPNQKGKKNNKQEKQVEVKTSNETEKKSVSQEVKVELKEATEVKVISEPKEVSAELKQGIAKVAPSLAAASMPAVNVCLTDTQTESPTPSKKKKKSKKSRQQHVEVKETKTALSEKVEQTQVTIAATQTHKTVNEEHIEVITTESKDDQDFQQPKAVQKNGKGPQKKKGQTVIQQSVVEPAEKNKDAPISVTSKSQQHEPGKSKAKITEESQRRDGQVLISQITEIQSVSEKNSKTLTTRFDTDPDWLMRQREDSETMEKHECESVSEKSTSGSATPRISKISIGSAKIENQTKKNTSQERRKEDVTQFKSVDLRAPSPLLRMRSPSPTFITIESTRRTDSPQRVTPSPTLLHRPPTPPTPPPRRCETPTMRLTRITPSPTFDRAENLTRLKDTTAKLSRGVTPPPMLPQQITDKKSEIVESPASFHRQIKIDSHLLEASGTWTATEKPIKSLSDGAQGADANLERFSENEANISEGLKANEMQSKSESHMPMCQNDPDLGEDSDNSEPSTASFKEKKCFFEEAQKAEINKTYMRKEPIAIPERLGSDVEDSEEENKNKEKEELPRADLSNLVHKFESPEEKSHSRKELTPLTEQLHNYTESTEEQIDILEQEMPTFDIHAIKNVFELVEQSSSIGKEKKDWEESVSSLGKTKADTSKRESPQETKGGSRHSTPLPQLKNELESVPAKPEAFSETKSITEHFSNLDEFGNKVTGTRTAVTEHSESVSTEHTPFSYADAVRRKAAAVRRTETYDEDATENLLRNFHKTWTESETVFKSLGYTVAEETTSQVVSQQTQIVSSGSSSEVGAMHSLLEESLSDGCSYSGQKEIP
- the xirp2b gene encoding xin actin-binding repeat-containing protein 2 isoform X2, with the protein product MEESEVCSLPGGLASVRKQFEVQETASSHNVTQFHFHHRTMQEMSNSEVTVSSSSRQVLPGSQQLNVNQDTMITYSNNNLESSYENHQDETEEDFPRYSTKELRDRFERTIEEAATHKPIKIEHDINRSKWSSNVTQNTTMTSEVCEASAIEATDNTSAVVMDYEDFPPPPIEDSDYLPPPPPDLLQMPSESPNIQVCHYSPEPPEPANPSKYPLNREALFKQRSMHELKRLYKHIHPEVRKNIEKEYYSDYEETENNHLEGQEYMYEDEGGSPDDVNDEEYGEWEEILPGEVQAMRWMFENKPLDTIKDETLDEDDEENNIGQQEMILGKDVRRTAWMFETKPMDELSSHDINSTEYKNKFNKLDKGDVRAAAWLFETQTMDTLNKLHKEEDLTKEIVFTEEDGNATIYMIDDKYMASLGHTETIDESHMLSLRSVLEEINDEVKTVTSTFDTQFKCIIMGQSSQMLEVKSVRKIETELENSIASRWLFDTQPLDMTNREPSALKIVCSLSMEDSNKGVWGRWLFEIKTLNSLSEWESSKIENKEIIRADVRKHCLVFETQPMDSLKDDSNARPQSLEEIIGGNVRSARHFFESSPQAVRKTGPEVGKLQKATVNEEVKGDVRHQKWRFESQPLEHIREQKKEVTRTVNIESDLTQEDGTSCRADVRKNCWVFETQPMDTLKDDSNAQPLTKEDIIAGNVRSARHYFETNPSEELKELAEVGKLKKGVALNEERGDVRHQKWRFESQPLEQIREERKEVMRTIDMEEIDKVDVLNYKQIFESTDCNWRDESQKIMIEGVTSGSVKSNKNLFESTPMYAMQDSSGHFHEVKTVRREEVVKGDVTTCKWMFETRPIDQFDETIDKFQIIKGISKQEIESGDVKTAKWLFETQPLDAIKYFSNIEDEEVVGTSSKQDIMKGDVKTCKWLFETKPMDILYERVESKAEQESDEVQKGDVKTCTWLFETQALDTIHDETGTVLKTSSVNQEDIRGKDVRTACFLFETEKLENLTGEETNSFKRVTEIDFASGDVSKMKYIFENQTSDILTSTSEEVRQKLKRVQTEDIQKGNVVNCKWLFENQSIDTIHDSQEESMSGRTIHDVQGGDVDKGRFIFETCSLDTIHEGSSEMNSELSMRQKIFRDEDEKGDVRNYTMMFENQPLYAIQDKEGLYHEVTTVTSEEVTRGDVVGTRWLFETKPLDAIKDMDEVYIIKSVTQQDVQKGDVTSAKWRFETQPLDRIAEEKKALIKTVDDIQGGNVRLNKNRFESDALSQESVRTVNVSEIQKGDVRTAKWRFETQSMDKIRSMSSENLIETVKKEDVSKGDVKHSVWLFEKNPLDHIKEVDEHEDHPTITQEEISNADVKTTTWLFETTPFDNFNETKMEKTEILGKSIKGTLEELYSQKMVKSEGVLIEADEIGDVRMAKYQLMNKQSPEIEREEVIRGDLQTIMINLLNRQERQEQQIVIDSEEKGNISSTVHQLFNQERDSCVEREEILRGDIQEAINNLFNEGGLAKHGLLIQEDEKGDVQMTIYSLLNKQENTSVEKESIVRGDIKSALQNLASADKADQAVKIKVDDTERGNVNFYSTCIESGALDYLKQLHLGPGETQSETAEKEKILGGDIKSTKLILGQNQTQIERTIEDIVPGDVHNTVKVFMSEPTVSLERLQKEEIVKGDLRAALNSLSVSANQTVVVEKEEVVKGNIPKALRCLERAQNRYKELEKPDIIPGNIKGALRSLEKSATSKVEAAVDDLVSGDVKATLKSLEQAKRAVKEVEKEEIVRGDIRIAMQSLHDASSERKMGQQELDVQGDVRGKIQLLMESPSSPRMQRSPSLEGDVKGDVKMSIKSLYETQEQTQLGKEEVIKGDVKGTIKSLLETAQRETPKVRLGAYRRVRVKQSPPVKNLQDDAQRNIQKIKTANLVETSKASQSISNESEIIRTKSSSVEQSAQKSTTVVQHKMITQNHGIKTLKTEFRNLKSNPKGMLRVDQTKVTTDVLMLGPQAPEPDLPLPPPPPPPTSVVSDIDHLPPPPPPLTSEQDFLPPPPSQQELESMPAHGIHPSPAKAKKMTVKKVKAPIVHPVPKLEPKVELSEAKQVAVKTEKVVEMSQNQTKTTIQTSKTVSREIPPPPASPQPLKKVYVSPVRFTPPPSPPPFMRGNMSKFNTALIKSEEKYRKLKEENTPPTTPTPTFIHDSVTAAFEMLSNKETEQLNNNKSQIKPQRAENMSSSVRSDSKSSDLSLVSNTTQSNFSSSHENILSDSTIISSAKQQVVSNETSKVVSFQKTSSVSAVRQQMHTTSQKTVSVSSTQSAQSVMADQAPASITEVAKTENMLAERKMDPKNLKTKGSDKYEDQNKDTTRAENVPIKIAKSQSDNKQTRDNSTPELPNDLPIQADKKVKESKSPQRDNKKKTDHSPTKIKETVSDLPVQKEKAASNMNGKNGKPNQKGKKNNKQEKQVEVKTSNETEKKSVSQEVKVELKEATEVKVISEPKEVSAELKQGIAKVAPSLAAASMPAVNVCLTDTQTESPTPSKKKKKSKKSRQQHVEVKETKTALSEKVEQTQVTIAATQTHKTVNEEHIEVITTESKDDQDFQQPKAVQKNGKGPQKKKGQTVIQQSVVEPAEKNKDAPISVTSKSQQHEPGKSKAKITEESQRRDGQVLISQITEIQSVSEKNSKTLTTRFDTDPDWLMRQREDSETMEKHECESVSEKSTSGSATPRISKISIGSAKIENQTKKNTSQERRKEDVTQFKSVDLRAPSPLLRMRSPSPTFITIESTRRTDSPQRVTPSPTLLHRPPTPPTPPPRRCETPTMRLTRITPSPTFDRAENLTRLKDTTAKLSRGVTPPPMLPQQITDKKSEIVESPASFHRQIKIDSHLLEASGTWTATEKPIKSLSDGAQGADANLERFSENEANISEGLKANEMQSKSESHMPMCQNDPDLGEDSDNSEPSTASFKEKKCFFEEAQKAEINKTYMRKEPIAIPERLGSDVEDSEEENKNKEKEELPRADLSNLVHKFESPEEKSHSRKELTPLTEQLHNYTESTEEQIDILEQEMPTFDIHAIKNVFELVEQSSSIGKEKKDWEESVSSLGKTKADTSKRESPQETKGGSRHSTPLPQLKNELESVPAKPEAFSETKSITEHFSNLDEFGNKVTGTRTAVTEHSESVSTEHTPFSYADAVRRKAAAVRRTETYDEDATENLLRNFHKTWTESETVFKSLGYTVAEETTSQVVSQQTQIVSSGSSSEVGAMHSLLEESLSDGCSYSGQKEIP